A genomic segment from Lutibacter sp. A80 encodes:
- the rpsI gene encoding 30S ribosomal protein S9: MDTIHKIGRRKTAVARVYVSEGKGNITVNKKDYKEYFTTPHLQYKVLQALNLTDNAEAFDIKINVFGGGITGQAEAIRLAISRVLVELDPENRAILKPEGLLTRDPRMVERKKFGQKKARKKFQFSKR; this comes from the coding sequence ATGGATACAATTCACAAAATAGGTAGAAGAAAAACAGCTGTTGCACGTGTGTATGTTTCTGAAGGAAAAGGAAATATTACCGTTAACAAAAAAGATTATAAAGAGTATTTTACTACTCCTCACTTACAATACAAAGTTTTACAAGCGTTAAATTTAACTGATAATGCAGAAGCATTTGATATTAAAATTAATGTTTTTGGAGGTGGTATTACAGGACAAGCAGAAGCTATTCGTTTAGCAATTTCTAGAGTTTTAGTTGAGTTAGACCCTGAAAATAGAGCAATTCTTAAACCAGAAGGTTTACTTACTAGAGACCCAAGAATGGTTGAACGTAAAAAATTCGGTCAAAAGAAAGCA
- the rplM gene encoding 50S ribosomal protein L13, translating to MSKLSYKTVSANKNTVTKEWVLVDADGQTLGRLASKIAMLIRGKYKPNYTPHVDCGDNVVVINAEKINLTGKKWSDKSYIRHTGYPGGQRSLTATEMFEKDPTRLVEKAVKGMLPKNILGSTLYRNLYVYAGAEHGQTAQTPKAINLNDLK from the coding sequence GTGAGTAAATTAAGTTACAAAACAGTGTCAGCTAACAAAAATACCGTTACTAAAGAGTGGGTATTAGTTGATGCAGACGGCCAAACGTTGGGTCGTCTAGCTTCTAAAATAGCAATGCTAATTAGAGGTAAATACAAACCAAATTACACTCCTCACGTAGATTGTGGAGACAATGTAGTGGTTATCAACGCGGAAAAAATCAATTTAACTGGAAAAAAATGGAGTGACAAATCTTACATTCGTCACACAGGTTACCCAGGAGGACAAAGATCATTAACTGCAACAGAAATGTTTGAAAAAGACCCAACACGTCTTGTAGAAAAAGCAGTAAAAGGAATGTTACCTAAAAATATTTTAGGAAGTACTTTGTACAGAAATTTATATGTTTACGCAGGTGCTGAACATGGTCAAACTGCACAAACACCTAAAGCTATTAACCTTAACGATCTTAAATAA